The proteins below come from a single Biomphalaria glabrata chromosome 10, xgBioGlab47.1, whole genome shotgun sequence genomic window:
- the LOC106071065 gene encoding UPF0739 protein C1orf74 homolog, with amino-acid sequence MNHWKQAFYFVFGKKCLKRWKSAAVDLQLVDNEIKASCLFDLWLASPKDMLVLIRHLHNTGLIQGSLGVASLGSDIIIYNAASLDSFIKSSLQKTSFIDISSKLQLPGLVSEGKVAKTFDTFLSFVQNTSQSSDAPTLHNIEQSTDLNGPCLFGLFLGYPCVYWYDSCADDGNCLTGQHLVLFQVVGHLSSSFTYPTSCLTHTIFSFTAPFNLIDELRPKVDNWFQKWEQNEKWKNMFSEVLLNSETVSPQVVCL; translated from the coding sequence atgaatCATTGGAAGCAAGctttctattttgtgtttggcaagaaatgtttaaaaagatgGAAGTCGGCAGCCGTAGACCTACAACTAGTGGACAATGAAATCAAGGCCTCTTGCCTGTTTGACCTTTGGCTTGCGTCACCCAAGGATATGCTAGTATTAATCCGGCACTTACATAACACTGGTCTCATCCAAGGTAGTTTGGGTGTTGCATCATTAGGTAGTGACATCATCATCTACAATGCTGCTTCACTTGATTCCTTCATTAAGAGCAGCTTACAAAAGACATCATTTATAGACATCAGTTCAAAACTGCAGCTTCCAGGTCTTGTTTCGGAGGGTAAAGTGGCAAAAACCTTTGACACCTTTCTCAGTTTTGTTCAGAACACATCACAGTCGTCTGACGCCCCCACACTGCATAATATTGAACAATCAACTGACCTTAATGGACCTTGTCTGTTTGGGCTATTTTTGGGTTATCCTTGTGTATATTGGTATGATAGTTGCGCAGATGATGGCAATTGTCTTACTGGCcaacatttagttttatttcaagttgtCGGTCATCTGTCAAGCTCATTTACTTACCCTACGTCATGTCTGACTCATACTATTTTTTCTTTCACCGCACCATTCAACTTGATTGATGAGCTGAGACCCAAGGTAGATAACTGGTTCCAGAAATGGGAACAAAATGAAAAGTGGAAAAACATGTTTTCTGAAGTCTTGCTAAATAGTGAAACAGTTAGCCCTCAGGTGGTTTGTTTATAA